GACCTGCCGAAGTTCGTCGCCGAACTCGACCTGCGTGCGGAGGCCCAGCACCCGCCGACGGTGGAGGGCGTGACGCTCGCGTCCCTGCACGCGGCGAAGGGGCTGGAGTGGGACGCGGTGTTCCTGGTCGGGTTGGTCGACGGCACGTTGCCGATCCAGCACGCGGACGGTGACGACGCGGCGATCGAGGAAGAGCGCCGGTTGCTGTACGTGGGCGTGACGCGCGCCCGTGTGCACCTGTGGATGTCGTGGGCGTTGGCGCGCGCTGCGGGCGGACGTCGTTATCGGCGGCGCAGCCGGTTCCTCTACGGGTTGGTGCCGGAGGACCACCCGGCGTCGCGGACGGCCAAGCGTGAGCCGTTGCAGAAGCGGCCCAAGCCGCAGTGCCGGGTGTGCGGGTCGGCGTTGGTGGACGCGCGGGCGATCAAGCTCAGCCGGTGCGCTTCGTGCCCGTCGGACGTGGACGAGGAGCTGTTGGCCAAGCTGCGGTCGTGGCGGGCGGACCGGGCGCGTGAGCTGAAGGTGCCGGCGTACGTCGTGTTCACCGACGCGACCTTGGTGGCGATCGCCGAGCAACGGCCCGAGGACGTCGCCGGCCTGGTGTCGATCTCCGGCATCGGCGCCGCCAAACTCGACCGCTTCGGTGACGACGTCCTGGCCCTCGTGCGCGGCGGGCGTTGACGGCCGGTTGGTGGGTCGGCGTTCGCGGGCGGGCGTTGACGGGCGGGCGTTGACGGGCGGTTGGTGGGTCGGCGTTTGCGGGCGGGCGTTGACGGGCGGGCGCTGATCGGCCAGCGTTGAGGGGTGGCGTTGATCGGCGGGCGTCGACGGGGCGGCGTTGATCGGCGGGCTTGGCGACGTGCGGTGACCGGCCTGTCCCGCCGGCGGGCCGACTGGTCCGGACGAGTGTTCGCGTCCTAGCCCTCTGTGCAGGGCAAACGCAGATTTTTCACTCAATCGACAGGTATTTGGAAAAACCGGTTGCACCCGCCGTGCGCCGAGTCATAACCTGCTCAGGCCGGGTGCGATGCGCCCGCTGGGGATTCAAGAGCTTGCAGTCGACCACGAGACACCCGAGGAGGTGACCGGACGTGAACAGCAGCCTCATGTGCTTCAAGACGCCCGGTTACCTGAAGTCCGGGGTGGCTCTGGCGTCCGGCGCTGCTCGTGTCGCGGGGGAGAAGTCTGCCCGCGATCGCCACGCCCTCGGTTGGGGCGTCGAGCGAGTTGAACTGATTCAGGTGCCGACGCCGCACGCGTCGACCTATGTCCCGACTCAGAACGTTGCGCCGTCCGCGCGAGAGCGAAGTACCTGACCACCTTGTAGTCAGGCCACGAAGCTCACAAAGGCCGCGGACCCGTAACCGGATCCGCGGCCTTTGTGCTGTTCAAACCCGTTTTTCGCACGCAATCGCACTACCAAACCCCATGCAAGACCTGACAGGAGTCCACTGATGTTGACCGCGACCGTCCCCATAAACGGGACGTTGTCCACCGAGTCGGAGTTCGTCGGAGCCGGAGTCGCTTCCTTGATCGACACCGCGCCCGACGCCGGCTTGGAACTTCCTTGCCGTACCAACAACCCTGACCTGTGGTTCGCCGACGCTCCGGCGGAGCTGGAGGAGGCGAAGAAGTTCTGCGCCAACTGCCCCGTGATCGCCGAGTGCCTGGCCGGCGCGATCGCCCGCCACGAGCCCTGGGGGGTCTGGGGCGGCGAGATCTTCGAGCGCGGAGCCGTGATCGCGCGCAAGCGTCCCCGTGGACGCCCCCGCAAGGATGCAGCACCCGTTGTGCCCGCGGCGCCCGCCGCGACCGTTGTCCGGGGGGCTAACGACCAGGAGGCCGCCGCGTGACCACGTACCGATCCACCACAGACGAAGCGATGTTCACCGAAGTCAACCCCAAGGGGAACCCCATGCTGCTCGAAGAAAATCTTGCCAGATCCCGAATGCATGACGCGGAGATATTCGCGCAACAGCATCGACTGGCCCACCGGCTCGTCGTCGCCCGCAGGTGGCGTCGGCTGGCCGGATGGGCCCAGCGCAGGGCCGCTCTGAAGGCTCACGCGATCTGATGCACGCCGCGGCCCGTCCTCCCCGCCCGATGCGGGGATGGCGGGCCGCTGCCGTGCGACCCGGCGTGCCATCGCGTGGTGGGCGGTGCGATTTTCGGTGGGAGGGTTTCGCCCGTTCTGGGTACGGTGCGACTTGTGGCCGTTCACTCTCACAACCATGCCCGCACCCATGACGGAATCGACTGGTCGTCCCAGCTGAACGCACGGCGACGGGCCGACGAGCTGGACGCCGAGGCCCACCGCGTGGTCGCGCGCAGACTCGTCCGCACCCTCCCCGACAACCCGACCGTGCTCGACGTCGGTTGCGGCACGGGCGGGATGAGCGTCGCACTGGTCGAAGCCCTGTCCGCTCGTGGCGGTGGCACGGTGGTGCTGGTCGACGCGGTGCCCGAGATGCTGGACGCCGCGACCGGTTCGGCGCGGTCGGCCGCCAGCTACGAGACCGACACGACGAGGGCGACGGTTCGCATCCGGCCGGTCCTCGCCGACCTGGCCACCGAACGGCCGGCCGAGATCGCCGGGGCCGCGCAGTTGGTGTGGGCGTCGAACGTCGTGCATCACCTCCCTGATCAGCGTGCCGCGGTGTCCGGGTTGGTCGAGGCGGTCGCGCCAGGTGGGTGGTTGGCGCTCGCCGAAGGCGGGTTGTCGGGCAAGTTCCTCCCGTTCGACCTGGGGGTCGGTGAGCCTGGCTTGCAGGATCGGCTGCTGACGGCCCGGGCCCAGTGGTTCGTGCGGATGCGGGAGAACATCACCGACGCCGTTCGCATGCACGGCGGCTGGAACGTCGCGCTCGCCGATGCCGGTCTCGTGGACGTGACGGCGTTCAGCTACCTCATCGACCACCCCGCACCGGCCAAGCAGGCCGTGCGCGACTGGGCCGTTGACCACCTGAAGTGGTACGGGGAGGCCGCCGGCGACCTGATGCACCCCGCCGACCGCCGCACGGTTCGGCAACTGCTCGACCCGCAGGACCCCGCCTTCCTCGGGCTGCGCGACGACGTGTTCATGCTGCTCGCCAACACCGTGTACCTCGGCCGCAAGCAGTGACCGACACCTGTGCCCGGTGTGGTCGGATGCGGTCTTCGGTGACTGATCCGGCGGAGCTGTTGGCATGGGTGCGTGAGCGGGAACGCGGAGTAGACCAGTGGTTGTGCTCCCAGTGCGCGCGGACACACGTCCGGGACATCGAGGGCAAGCTGCCCAGCGACTACTGGTCCCACTGATCCCACTGACAACCGACCTACAGACCTCGTACGACCCCCCTCTGACAACCCCCTCCCGCTGACTACCGGCACTGTGGCTGCCGGCGCTGTGGCTGCCGGGCAGGGTGACCAGTGCGGGCTGGAGTGGCGGACTGGGCGCGCGGTGGCCGCCGGGTGTGGTGGCGGACTGCGCTCGGTGCGGATCGGGTGTGTTCCGGATCCGGTGTGGTGGCGGGCTGGCTGCGCTGCCGGATTGGGTGCGGGGCGGACTCGGCACGGTCCTGGGCTCGGTGTGGTGGCGGACTGGGTGCGGTGGCGGCTTGGGTCTGGGGCTTGGGTCTGGGGCTTGGGTCTGGGGAATTGGGTGGTGGGTTTGTTTGGCCGGGGTTTCTGCC
This is a stretch of genomic DNA from Saccharothrix ecbatanensis. It encodes these proteins:
- a CDS encoding WhiB family transcriptional regulator codes for the protein MLTATVPINGTLSTESEFVGAGVASLIDTAPDAGLELPCRTNNPDLWFADAPAELEEAKKFCANCPVIAECLAGAIARHEPWGVWGGEIFERGAVIARKRPRGRPRKDAAPVVPAAPAATVVRGANDQEAAA
- a CDS encoding class I SAM-dependent methyltransferase; this encodes MAVHSHNHARTHDGIDWSSQLNARRRADELDAEAHRVVARRLVRTLPDNPTVLDVGCGTGGMSVALVEALSARGGGTVVLVDAVPEMLDAATGSARSAASYETDTTRATVRIRPVLADLATERPAEIAGAAQLVWASNVVHHLPDQRAAVSGLVEAVAPGGWLALAEGGLSGKFLPFDLGVGEPGLQDRLLTARAQWFVRMRENITDAVRMHGGWNVALADAGLVDVTAFSYLIDHPAPAKQAVRDWAVDHLKWYGEAAGDLMHPADRRTVRQLLDPQDPAFLGLRDDVFMLLANTVYLGRKQ